The genomic DNA TTTTCAATGCGGCGTGCATCATGGATGAATGTCACGCGATGCCGCACGCATCGTCACATCGCTTCGATGCTTATTCGACCTCGGCGATCAGCTCGATCTCGACGCACGCGCCGAGCGGAATCTGCGCGACTCCGAACGCCGAGCGCGCGTGCTTGCCGCGCTCGCCGAACACGTCGGCGATCAGCTCGGACGCGCCGTTCGTGACCAGATGCTGCTCGGTGAATTCGAGCGTCGAGTTGACGAGGCTCATCAGCTTGACGATGCGCGTGACGCGGTTCAGGTCGCCGACGTGCGCATGCAAGGTGGCGAGCAGATCGATCGCGATCGAGCGCGCCGCGGCCTTGCCTTCGTCGGTGCCCATCGTTGCGCCGAGCTTGCCGATCCACACCTTGCCGTCCTTCTTCGCGATGTGGCCCGACAGATACACCGTGTTGCCGCTTTGCGCGCTCATCACATAGGCCGCTGCCGGCGCACCCGCCGCCGGCAGTTCGATGCCGAGTTCCTTGAGCTTGTCGTACACATTCGATTGAGCCATGTCGTGTCCTCGTTTCGGTGAGATTGCATGAATGCAGGCGGGCGAAGTTCGCACGCAATGCGCGTGCGGACTTCGCCCCGATGTCAGTGCGGCTTACGCCGTTCAGATTTTCGCGCGCACGATTGCCGCGAGACGCGCCACGCCTTCGTCGATTTTAGCCGGTGGCACCGTGACGAACGACAGACGCAGCGTGTTGTGCTGCGCTTCGTTCGCGAAGAACGGCCCGCCCGGCACGAACGCGACGTTCTGCGCGACCGCTTCCTCGAGCAGCTTCATGCTGTCGATCTGCGCCGGCAGATTGACCCAGATGAACATGCCGCCTTCCGGACGGTTCCAGCTCACGCCTTCGGGCATATAGCGTTCGAGCGCGGCGAGCATCGCGTCGCACTGGTTGCGATACAGCTCGCGGATCGTCGGCACGTGCGTGTCGAGAAAGCCATCCTTGACCACTTCGTGGACGATGCGCTGCGTGAAGCTCGGCGTGTGCAGGTCGGTGGCCTGCTTGGCCTGCACGAGTTTGAAGATCAACTCTTCGGGCGCGATGATGAAGCCGACGCGCAGACCCGGCGCGAGCACCTTCGAGAACGAGCCGAGATAGACGATGTGATCGGGCGCCATCGACAGCATCGTCGGCAGCGGTTCGCCCGCGTAGTCGAGTGCGCCGTACGGGTCGTCCTCGATCACCGGGAACGGTGCGGTCTTCGCGAACTCGGCAAGCGCGCGGCGGCGTTCGACCGGCAGACGGCGGCCCGTCGGATTCTGGAAATTCGGTTGCGCGTACAGCAGACGCGCGCCTTTGGTCAGTTCCGGCTTGAGGCCTTCGGGGATCAGGCCTTGCTCGTCGGTCGGCACCTGCACGTAGTGCGGCTCGTACATCGAGAACGATTGCAGCGCGCCGAGGTAGGTCGGCGTTTCGACCAGCACCGGGCTACCCACGCAGACGAGCACCTTGCCGAGCAGGTCGAGCGCCTGTTGCGAGCCGGTCGTGATCAGCACCTGCGACGCACGGATCTGCGCGCCGTTGACCGAGTAGCGTTGCGCGACCCATTCGCGCAGCGGCAAATAGCCTTCGGTCGCGCTGTACTGCAGCGCCGCGGCAGGCGTGTCGCGCAGGATGCGGTCGGCCGCCTCGCGCATGCGCTCGGCCGGAAAAGTAGCCGGCGAGGGCAGGCCGCCTGCGAAGGAAATGACTTCGGGCCGTTCCGTGACCTTCAGGATCTCGCGGATCGCGGAGCTCGTGAGCTTGCGTGCGCGTTCGGACAATTGCCACGTCGGGGCTTTCAGGTCGCTTTGGTCCATGATCTCCTCTGCTGGTGTTTCTGGAACCGGTCAAAACTTCGATTATCGCGCGACTCGGCAACCGGTGCCGCTGGGGGGCCAACGGGGTTGCTGACTCGCGCGCTGCTTATCTGAGGGTCCGCGGACCCTCGGGTGTTTCAAATTCAGCGACGAGCGCCGCGGCGCCGTCGGTCGGCTGCACGTCGAGCAGGTGCGCGGCGTCGAGCCAGCGCAGTTGCTCGCCAATCAGCTCGGCCCGCGGATGCACCGCTTTCAGGGCCTTCAACGCGAGGTTCGTCTGCGCGAGCACCTGCGACGGATGACGCGTCGAGTCCCACTGGATCAGCGACGGCAGCACGCCGTCGCCGGCGCCTTGCCAGGCGGGGAACGAGCCGTCTTCAGGCACCGTCAGGCCCCATGTGAAATCGCCGCGCGTCATCGGCACGACTGGCGCGATGCGCTGCGGATACTGCGCCTGCCACGTCGCGAGATGCTTCGGCCGCTCGACGCGCGCGACCCAGTGCGATAGATACGGCCCGTTCTCGAGTCGCGCCTGCGTCGCCGGGTCGTCGAGCGCGAACAGGCGCGGGCGTGGCCCGACGCGATCGGCTGCGGTGTCGGCCGCGGCCTGCGGATCGACCGCGATTACTTCCAGATAGAGGCCGCCCCACAGTCCCAGCAGGCGGTTGTGGGTGCGCATCAGCGGATGCGCGCCGCCGCCGGTTGGTGCGACGCCGAGCGTATCGGCGACGTACTGGACGCCTTCGTCCAAAGTGCGCGCGCAGACTACCAGGTGATCGAGACTGAGCGAATGAGCTGTCGGGGTTGTCAGGGCTGTCATGGCGGGTCGACGGAAAACGCTGTTCTGCGCAAAGGCCCGGTGCGCGCCACGCGTGAAGGCTGCGCTGCCGGGGCCGTAAGCATAACCGTTTGCCGGATCGGCGCGCCATGCGGATGGTTTTGCATTGCGTCACCATCCTTCGCTGAATCCCAATGTAGCGGCCGAGACCTGCACAGTAACGGTACAATCGACGCGATACTGCTCAGTACAGTTGGAGCCCGTCATGTCTGTCCCGCTTGCCCAGATTCCTGCCCCGCATGACACCGCGTCGCTGACGCTGGTCGAACAGCTCGTCCAATGGGCGCGCCGCCGCATCGAGGAGCGCGTGTTTCGCCCCGGCATGCGCATGCCGTCGATCCGCAAGCTCGCGCTCGACAAGGGCGTGTCGCGCTTCACGGTAGTCGAAGCGTACGAGCGCCTCGTCGCGCAGGGTTTTCTGGAGTCGCGGCGCGGCTCCGGCTTCTATGTGCGCGAGCGCCAGGGCGGCGCGGCGACGGTCGCCGAGCTGCGCCCGCGCGCCGAAACCCTGCCCGCGCCAGCCAAAATCGACGTCGTCTGGCTGCTGCGCAACATGCTGCATACCGGCGCGCGGCCCGAGCGCAGCCCGGGGCTCGGCTATCTGCCGGCCGGTTGGCTCGATGGCGACCTGATCACCAACGCGTTGCGCACGCTGGGCCGGCAAAGCGGCATGCAGATGCTCGGCATCGGCACCGCGCAAGGTTTCCTGCCGCTGCGCCAGCAGTTGCAGACGCGACTCGAGGAACTGGAGATAGGGGCGTCGCCCGAGCAGATCGTAATGGTGTCCGGCATCACGCAGGCGATCGACCTCCTTTCGCGCATTTACGTGAAGCCGGGCGATGCGGTGATCGTCGGCGATCCTGCGTGGTTTCAGATGTTCGGCTGCTTCGCCTCGCAGGGCGCGCGGCTCGTCGGCATGCCGTACACGCCGGACGGCCCGGACCTCGACGCGCTCGAAGCGCTGGTCCAGGAATGGCGCCCCAAAATGCTGGTGATCAACTCGGTGCTGCAGAACCCGACCGGCACGTCGTTGACCGCCGCGCAGGCGTTCCGCATCCTGCGGCTTGCCGAAGCGTACGACTTCATCGTCGTCGAGGACGATATCTACGGCGATCTGTGCCCGCCCAGCTA from Paraburkholderia sp. HP33-1 includes the following:
- a CDS encoding VOC family protein, producing MTALTTPTAHSLSLDHLVVCARTLDEGVQYVADTLGVAPTGGGAHPLMRTHNRLLGLWGGLYLEVIAVDPQAAADTAADRVGPRPRLFALDDPATQARLENGPYLSHWVARVERPKHLATWQAQYPQRIAPVVPMTRGDFTWGLTVPEDGSFPAWQGAGDGVLPSLIQWDSTRHPSQVLAQTNLALKALKAVHPRAELIGEQLRWLDAAHLLDVQPTDGAAALVAEFETPEGPRTLR
- a CDS encoding aminotransferase-like domain-containing protein, whose amino-acid sequence is MDQSDLKAPTWQLSERARKLTSSAIREILKVTERPEVISFAGGLPSPATFPAERMREAADRILRDTPAAALQYSATEGYLPLREWVAQRYSVNGAQIRASQVLITTGSQQALDLLGKVLVCVGSPVLVETPTYLGALQSFSMYEPHYVQVPTDEQGLIPEGLKPELTKGARLLYAQPNFQNPTGRRLPVERRRALAEFAKTAPFPVIEDDPYGALDYAGEPLPTMLSMAPDHIVYLGSFSKVLAPGLRVGFIIAPEELIFKLVQAKQATDLHTPSFTQRIVHEVVKDGFLDTHVPTIRELYRNQCDAMLAALERYMPEGVSWNRPEGGMFIWVNLPAQIDSMKLLEEAVAQNVAFVPGGPFFANEAQHNTLRLSFVTVPPAKIDEGVARLAAIVRAKI
- a CDS encoding RidA family protein, with the translated sequence MAQSNVYDKLKELGIELPAAGAPAAAYVMSAQSGNTVYLSGHIAKKDGKVWIGKLGATMGTDEGKAAARSIAIDLLATLHAHVGDLNRVTRIVKLMSLVNSTLEFTEQHLVTNGASELIADVFGERGKHARSAFGVAQIPLGACVEIELIAEVE
- a CDS encoding aminotransferase-like domain-containing protein; translated protein: MSVPLAQIPAPHDTASLTLVEQLVQWARRRIEERVFRPGMRMPSIRKLALDKGVSRFTVVEAYERLVAQGFLESRRGSGFYVRERQGGAATVAELRPRAETLPAPAKIDVVWLLRNMLHTGARPERSPGLGYLPAGWLDGDLITNALRTLGRQSGMQMLGIGTAQGFLPLRQQLQTRLEELEIGASPEQIVMVSGITQAIDLLSRIYVKPGDAVIVGDPAWFQMFGCFASQGARLVGMPYTPDGPDLDALEALVQEWRPKMLVINSVLQNPTGTSLTAAQAFRILRLAEAYDFIVVEDDIYGDLCPPSYAGTRLASLDQLKRVIYLGSFSKTLAPNLRVGFIACAPEVATVVANQKMLVGMTSPELNERVIYKILTEGHYRRHVERIRARLDGVREKAVRMIENTGMKLFLTPTAGMFLWADTGVDAGALAAAGHEAGFLLTPGGLFSPQQSPSTWMRFNIANCGDPELPAFLSRYLDGVARRAS